A genomic stretch from Pontivivens ytuae includes:
- a CDS encoding SRPBCC family protein: MRHDSFTMSRVLAAAPDRVWRAWSDKDRKAAWFAKDDAPGWRTVRYDLDFRIGGAESGAWAKDGLEHSNATTFLDIEDGARIVYAYTMALDDVVHSASLATVTFAAEGDGTRLTFTEQGVYYGDSDGIAGREAGWEHLMGALARSLEAEHV; this comes from the coding sequence ATGAGACATGACAGCTTCACGATGAGCCGGGTGCTGGCGGCGGCACCCGATCGGGTCTGGCGCGCGTGGTCCGACAAGGACCGCAAGGCGGCGTGGTTCGCCAAGGACGACGCGCCGGGTTGGCGGACGGTGCGCTACGATCTCGACTTCCGGATCGGGGGTGCGGAGAGCGGGGCGTGGGCGAAGGACGGGCTGGAGCATTCCAACGCCACCACCTTCCTCGACATCGAGGACGGCGCGCGGATCGTCTATGCCTACACCATGGCGCTGGACGACGTGGTGCATTCGGCCTCGCTCGCCACCGTGACCTTCGCGGCGGAGGGGGACGGGACGCGGCTGACCTTCACCGAGCAGGGCGTTTATTATGGCGACAGCGACGGGATCGCTGGGCGCGAGGCCGGGTGGGAGCACCTGATGGGCGCGCTGGCGCGGAGCCTGGAGGCGGAGCATGTTTGA
- the xdhA gene encoding xanthine dehydrogenase small subunit: MISFLLNGERVDVEVADPTVTLLDWLREERRLTGTKEGCNEGDCGACTVTVTTLDKEGLVHQALNACILFLPQLAGKAVRTVEGVAAPDGRLHPVQAAMVEHHGSQCGFCTPGFVMSLYTAHRTGREDHDDVLAGNLCRCTGYAPIVRAAEAAAGEPVPDWEVDETAGLWALAEAGDMSGDGFFLPASAESLAAIYGMHPDATLVAGATDVGLWVTKQFRDVAPMVFLHRVTDLLRIERVEGGLRIGAGVTLSRLRGAMADRHPDFAELIRRYGSVQVRNAATIGGNIANGSPIGDGSPALIALGATLVLRHGEERREMPVEDFFLDYGKQDRARGEFVESIFVPDQEDTLACYKLSKRFDQDISAVCGCFAVRMEGNVVAEARLAFGGMAGVPRRAAAAEAALVGRALDAAAVADAQAALAEDFTPLTDMRASAAYRLRAAQNMLERYRLERAGTATRLVGRGAA; the protein is encoded by the coding sequence ATGATCTCCTTTCTTCTGAACGGTGAACGGGTGGACGTGGAGGTCGCGGACCCCACGGTGACGCTGCTCGACTGGCTGCGTGAGGAGCGGCGGCTGACCGGCACCAAGGAGGGCTGCAACGAGGGCGATTGCGGCGCGTGCACGGTGACGGTCACGACGCTGGACAAGGAAGGTCTGGTCCATCAGGCGCTGAACGCCTGCATCCTGTTCCTGCCGCAGCTCGCGGGCAAGGCGGTGCGCACCGTGGAGGGGGTCGCGGCGCCCGACGGGCGGCTCCATCCCGTGCAGGCGGCGATGGTGGAGCATCACGGCAGCCAGTGCGGCTTCTGCACGCCCGGTTTCGTGATGAGCCTGTACACGGCGCACCGCACGGGGCGCGAGGATCACGACGACGTGCTGGCGGGCAATCTCTGCCGCTGCACCGGCTACGCGCCGATCGTGCGCGCGGCGGAGGCGGCGGCGGGCGAGCCGGTGCCGGACTGGGAAGTCGACGAGACCGCCGGGCTGTGGGCGCTGGCCGAGGCGGGCGACATGAGCGGGGACGGCTTCTTTCTGCCGGCCTCCGCCGAAAGCCTCGCGGCGATCTACGGCATGCATCCCGATGCGACGCTGGTGGCGGGCGCGACGGATGTGGGGCTTTGGGTGACGAAGCAGTTCCGCGACGTGGCGCCGATGGTCTTCCTGCACCGCGTGACTGATCTGCTGCGGATCGAGCGAGTGGAGGGCGGCTTGCGCATCGGCGCGGGGGTGACGCTCTCCCGCCTGCGCGGGGCGATGGCCGACCGGCACCCGGATTTCGCGGAGCTGATCCGGCGCTACGGCTCGGTGCAGGTGCGAAACGCGGCGACCATCGGGGGCAATATCGCGAACGGCTCGCCGATCGGGGATGGGTCGCCGGCGCTGATCGCCTTGGGCGCGACCCTGGTGCTGCGGCACGGGGAGGAGCGGCGGGAGATGCCGGTGGAGGACTTCTTCCTGGACTACGGCAAACAGGACCGGGCGCGCGGGGAGTTCGTGGAGAGCATCTTCGTTCCGGATCAGGAGGATACGCTGGCCTGCTACAAGCTCTCCAAACGGTTCGACCAGGATATCTCCGCCGTCTGTGGCTGCTTCGCGGTGCGAATGGAGGGCAATGTGGTGGCCGAGGCACGGCTCGCCTTCGGCGGGATGGCCGGGGTGCCGAGGCGGGCGGCGGCGGCGGAGGCGGCGCTGGTCGGGCGGGCGCTGGATGCGGCGGCGGTAGCGGATGCGCAGGCGGCGCTGGCCGAGGATTTCACGCCGCTGACCGACATGCGGGCGAGCGCGGCCTACCGGCTGCGGGCCGCGCAGAACATGCTGGAGCGCTACCGGCTGGAACGGGCCGGGACGGCGACGCGCCTGGTCGGGCGGGGTGCGGCATGA
- a CDS encoding ArsR/SmtB family transcription factor encodes MAYHDSALDAVFRALSDPTRRAMIARLERGPAAVGELAEPLEMALPSVLKHLRVLEEAGLVASEKVGRVRTCRLEAERMADAERWIAERRRAWSARLDRLEAMLEEERDHET; translated from the coding sequence ATGGCTTACCATGATTCTGCCCTCGACGCGGTGTTCCGCGCCCTCTCCGACCCCACGCGCCGGGCGATGATCGCGCGGCTGGAGCGGGGGCCCGCGGCGGTGGGCGAGCTGGCCGAGCCGCTGGAGATGGCGCTTCCTTCCGTCCTGAAGCACTTGCGCGTGCTGGAGGAGGCGGGCCTGGTCGCGAGCGAGAAGGTGGGCCGGGTCCGCACCTGCCGGCTGGAGGCGGAGCGGATGGCGGACGCGGAGCGCTGGATCGCCGAGCGGCGGCGCGCGTGGAGCGCGCGGCTCGACCGGCTGGAGGCGATGCTGGAGGAGGAGCGAGACCATGAGACATGA
- the xdhB gene encoding xanthine dehydrogenase molybdopterin binding subunit: MSVHQKHPHDSGPLHVTGRASYTDDIPAPAGALHLAFGLAPVARGRVTRLDLEPVRAMPGVGLVLGPADFEEMPDVSPSPKPEPLLSTGEVLYHAQPLFIVAADTHLLARRAARAAVVEVEEAPALLTIEDALAAGSLLEEPLEWEKGDANAAVASAPRRLTGSIEIGGQEHFYLEGQAALAVPGDGDEMRVHASTQHPSEIQHKVAHALHVPFAEVSVEVRRMGGGFGGKESQGNALAVACALVARRTGRPVRMRYDRDDDMAVTGKRHDFRIDYEVGFDADGRIEGIVFDQYCRCGWSADLSLPVADRAMLHADNAYHLPAARIRSTRLITHTCSNTAFRGFGGPQGVVGIERVIEHIAADLGRDPLEVRRVNAYARSGQITPYGMPVEDCVIGEMMETLAERAEYQARRAEIEAANAQSPVLKRGISLTPVKFGISFTLTQLNQAGALVHVYTDGSIRLNHGGTEMGQGLFMKVAQVAATAFGQDVARVKITATDTAKVPNTSATAASSGSDLNGMAVKAACDTIRDRLAAFAAERWQVRPEAVRFTDGAVEVGETRLAWEELIALAYNARISLSATGYYATPKLEWDRLQRSGPRRPFFYFAHGAAVTEVALDTLTGENRILRTDILHDVGKSLNPALDIGQIEGGYVQGAGWLTMEELVWTPQGKLATHAPSTYKIPACSDRPKVFNVELWDGENAEDTIHKSKAVGEPPLMLGTSALMALQHAVQQAGSDVLIDAPATPERLLNAIETGRGRGW; the protein is encoded by the coding sequence ATGAGCGTCCATCAGAAGCATCCGCACGACTCAGGCCCGCTGCATGTCACGGGGCGCGCGAGCTACACTGACGACATTCCGGCACCGGCCGGGGCGCTGCATCTCGCCTTCGGTCTGGCACCCGTGGCGCGGGGGCGGGTGACGCGGCTCGACCTGGAGCCGGTGCGCGCGATGCCGGGGGTGGGGCTCGTGCTGGGGCCTGCGGATTTCGAGGAGATGCCGGACGTCTCGCCCTCGCCGAAGCCGGAGCCGCTGCTGTCTACCGGGGAGGTGCTTTATCACGCGCAGCCGCTGTTCATCGTGGCGGCGGATACGCATCTGCTCGCCCGGCGCGCGGCGCGCGCGGCGGTGGTGGAGGTCGAGGAGGCGCCTGCCCTGCTGACCATCGAGGATGCGCTGGCGGCGGGCAGCCTGCTGGAGGAGCCGCTCGAATGGGAGAAGGGCGATGCCAACGCGGCGGTCGCCTCGGCGCCGCGGCGGCTGACGGGCTCGATCGAGATCGGCGGGCAGGAGCATTTCTACCTGGAGGGCCAGGCGGCGCTCGCCGTGCCCGGCGACGGGGACGAGATGCGGGTCCATGCCTCGACCCAGCACCCCTCCGAGATCCAGCACAAGGTGGCGCATGCGCTGCATGTCCCCTTCGCCGAGGTCTCGGTCGAGGTGCGGCGCATGGGCGGCGGCTTCGGCGGGAAGGAAAGCCAGGGCAATGCGCTCGCCGTGGCCTGCGCGCTGGTGGCGCGGCGGACGGGGCGGCCGGTGCGGATGCGCTATGACCGCGACGACGACATGGCGGTCACCGGCAAGCGGCATGATTTCCGCATCGACTACGAGGTGGGTTTCGACGCGGACGGGCGGATCGAGGGCATCGTCTTCGATCAATACTGTCGCTGCGGCTGGTCGGCGGACCTGAGCTTGCCGGTGGCCGACCGGGCGATGCTCCACGCGGACAACGCCTATCACCTGCCCGCCGCCCGGATCCGCTCGACACGGCTCATCACACATACCTGCTCCAACACGGCCTTTCGCGGCTTCGGCGGGCCGCAAGGCGTGGTCGGGATCGAGCGGGTGATCGAGCACATCGCCGCCGATCTGGGCCGCGATCCGCTGGAGGTGCGGCGGGTCAACGCCTATGCCCGCTCCGGCCAGATCACGCCCTATGGCATGCCGGTCGAGGACTGCGTGATCGGCGAGATGATGGAGACCCTCGCGGAGCGCGCCGAATATCAGGCCCGCAGGGCTGAGATAGAGGCCGCGAACGCGCAGAGCCCGGTGCTGAAGCGGGGGATCTCGCTGACGCCGGTGAAGTTCGGGATCTCCTTCACGCTGACCCAGCTCAACCAGGCGGGGGCGCTGGTGCATGTCTACACCGACGGCTCGATCCGGCTGAACCATGGCGGGACGGAGATGGGCCAGGGCCTGTTCATGAAGGTGGCGCAGGTCGCCGCTACCGCCTTCGGGCAGGACGTGGCGCGGGTGAAGATTACGGCGACGGACACCGCGAAGGTGCCGAATACGTCGGCGACGGCGGCGTCCTCAGGCTCGGACCTCAACGGCATGGCGGTGAAGGCCGCCTGCGACACGATCCGCGACCGGCTGGCGGCCTTTGCCGCCGAGCGCTGGCAGGTGCGGCCGGAGGCGGTGCGCTTCACCGACGGCGCGGTGGAGGTTGGCGAAACCCGCCTCGCGTGGGAGGAGCTGATCGCGCTGGCCTACAACGCCCGGATCTCCCTCAGCGCCACCGGCTACTACGCCACGCCGAAGCTCGAATGGGACCGGCTGCAACGCTCCGGCCCGCGGCGGCCGTTCTTCTACTTCGCGCACGGGGCGGCGGTGACGGAGGTGGCGCTGGACACGCTCACGGGCGAGAACCGGATCCTGCGCACCGACATCCTGCACGACGTGGGCAAGTCGCTGAACCCCGCGCTCGATATCGGACAGATCGAGGGCGGTTACGTGCAGGGCGCAGGCTGGCTCACGATGGAGGAGTTGGTGTGGACGCCGCAGGGCAAGCTCGCGACGCATGCGCCGTCGACCTACAAGATCCCCGCCTGCTCGGACCGGCCGAAGGTGTTCAACGTGGAGCTTTGGGACGGCGAGAATGCCGAGGATACGATCCACAAGTCGAAGGCGGTGGGCGAGCCGCCGCTGATGCTGGGCACCTCGGCGCTGATGGCCCTGCAACATGCCGTGCAGCAGGCGGGCTCGGACGTGCTGATCGACGCGCCCGCCACGCCGGAGCGGCTGCTCAACGCCATCGAGACCGGGCGGGGCCGCGGATGGTGA
- the xdhC gene encoding xanthine dehydrogenase accessory protein XdhC encodes MKTGFDLDGLRAALAANGAVVRVLVAAHRGSVPRETGIAMLVWADGQSGTIGGGALEFEAAATARAMLSEGRDVARRAVPLGPALRQCCGGHVELVFERFAAVPEAGETFVRRIEGDARCPVFGGALLKDGWLSEPVGRAATPLWLYGAGHVGRAVVQVFAELPFVITWVDDAVERFPDPLPDHVAPLLAADPAAAVARAPDDALHIVLTYSHALDLDICHAVLSRPHAHLGLIGSETKAARFRSRLAALGHDADTIARLHCPIGNRALGKAPAAIAVGLAAELLQLRNGAAALTDHQG; translated from the coding sequence ATGAAGACGGGGTTCGATCTCGACGGGCTGCGGGCGGCGCTCGCGGCGAACGGTGCCGTGGTGCGGGTGCTGGTGGCCGCGCATCGCGGCTCGGTCCCGCGGGAGACGGGGATCGCGATGCTGGTCTGGGCGGACGGGCAGTCCGGGACGATCGGCGGCGGGGCGCTGGAGTTCGAGGCGGCAGCGACAGCGCGGGCGATGCTTTCGGAGGGGCGCGACGTGGCGCGGCGGGCAGTGCCGCTCGGGCCCGCGCTGCGGCAGTGCTGCGGCGGGCATGTGGAGCTGGTCTTCGAGCGGTTCGCGGCGGTGCCGGAGGCGGGCGAGACCTTCGTGCGGCGGATCGAGGGGGACGCGCGCTGCCCCGTTTTCGGAGGCGCGCTCCTCAAGGACGGTTGGCTCAGTGAGCCGGTCGGGCGGGCGGCGACGCCGCTATGGCTCTACGGCGCCGGGCATGTAGGGCGGGCGGTGGTGCAGGTCTTCGCCGAACTGCCCTTTGTGATCACATGGGTGGACGATGCGGTGGAGCGGTTTCCGGATCCGCTGCCGGATCACGTCGCGCCCCTGCTCGCCGCCGATCCGGCCGCCGCCGTGGCGCGTGCGCCCGATGATGCGCTGCACATCGTGTTGACATATTCGCATGCCCTGGACCTCGACATCTGTCACGCCGTGCTGTCGCGGCCGCACGCGCATCTCGGCCTGATCGGGTCGGAGACGAAGGCGGCGCGGTTCCGGTCGCGCCTCGCGGCACTTGGTCATGACGCGGACACAATCGCACGGCTTCATTGTCCGATCGGCAACAGGGCGCTGGGGAAGGCGCCTGCTGCCATCGCCGTGGGGCTGGCGGCGGAGCTTTTGCAGTTGCGAAATGGGGCGGCGGCGCTTACCGACCATCAGGGATGA
- a CDS encoding SRPBCC family protein, with amino-acid sequence MFDLNPETDLEIVREIAASPERLWRAWTTPEELKIWWAPKPVELVDVVIDPAPGGRFFTRMRMPDGAEMAGEGCILVAETARRLVFCDALSAGFRPNADSFFTGIILMEPAGSGTRYTARVLHKDAAGRKSHEEMGFFDGWGTVIDQLAAYVAE; translated from the coding sequence ATGTTTGATCTCAACCCCGAGACCGACCTGGAGATCGTGCGCGAGATCGCGGCCTCGCCCGAGCGGCTGTGGCGGGCCTGGACGACGCCAGAGGAGCTGAAGATCTGGTGGGCGCCGAAACCGGTGGAGCTGGTCGACGTCGTGATCGATCCGGCGCCGGGCGGGCGGTTCTTCACCCGGATGCGGATGCCCGACGGGGCCGAGATGGCGGGCGAGGGCTGCATCCTGGTGGCGGAGACGGCGCGGCGGCTGGTGTTCTGCGACGCGCTCTCCGCCGGGTTTCGGCCCAATGCGGATAGCTTCTTCACCGGGATCATCCTGATGGAGCCTGCCGGGAGCGGGACGCGCTACACGGCCCGGGTGCTGCACAAGGATGCAGCGGGTCGGAAGTCGCACGAGGAGATGGGCTTCTTCGACGGCTGGGGGACGGTGATCGACCAGCTCGCGGCGTATGTGGCGGAGTAG
- a CDS encoding ABC transporter ATP-binding protein — MNELLDIRGLTKAYPGVVANDDVAFDIAPGEIHALLGENGAGKSTLVKMIYGLVAPDAGIMKLAGQDYAPESPTDARAAGVSMVFQHFSLFEALSVRDNIALGLDEPVAPRKLAEQIREVSRSYGLPLDPDRLIGDLSVGERQRVEIVRCLLQDPRLLIMDEPTSVLTPQEVALLFDTLRLLAKRGVAILYISHKLDEIRTLCDRATILRGGKVVETCTPKNETAKSLAEMMIGAELKAPKAKRVVPGRTLLSLVGLDLPSDDPFGVSLRGVSLTLHAGEVLGIAGVAGNGQDELMAALSGEVRVAQTMIALDGKPVGHLPPNKRRGLGLLTAPEERLGHAAAPDMDLTHNTMLTGRVRQRLSGSGFLKWGATANFARAVISRFDVRTPGVGTQARALSGGNLQKFVIGREVMQKPRVLVVNQPTWGVDAAAAAAIREALRDLAEAGAAVLVISQDLDELMEISDQFAVLANGKLSAARPAGSTSIEEIGRLMGGDTSTLGHEAPVAEAAQ, encoded by the coding sequence ATGAACGAACTGCTCGATATCCGGGGCCTGACCAAGGCCTATCCGGGCGTGGTGGCCAATGACGACGTGGCCTTCGACATTGCGCCCGGCGAGATCCATGCGCTGCTCGGCGAGAATGGGGCCGGGAAGTCGACTCTCGTCAAGATGATCTACGGGCTGGTCGCACCCGATGCGGGCATCATGAAGCTCGCCGGGCAGGACTACGCGCCCGAAAGCCCGACGGATGCGCGGGCTGCGGGCGTCTCCATGGTCTTCCAGCATTTCAGCCTGTTCGAGGCGCTGAGCGTGCGGGACAACATCGCGCTCGGCCTCGATGAGCCGGTGGCGCCACGGAAGCTCGCCGAGCAGATCCGGGAGGTGAGCCGCAGCTACGGCCTGCCGCTCGACCCGGACCGGCTGATCGGGGACCTGTCGGTGGGCGAGCGGCAGCGGGTGGAGATCGTGCGCTGCCTGCTGCAGGACCCGCGGCTTCTGATCATGGACGAGCCGACCTCGGTGCTGACGCCGCAGGAGGTCGCGCTGCTCTTCGACACGCTGCGGCTGCTGGCCAAACGTGGCGTGGCGATCCTCTACATCTCCCACAAGCTCGACGAGATCCGGACGCTGTGCGACCGCGCGACGATCCTGCGGGGCGGCAAGGTGGTGGAGACCTGCACGCCGAAGAACGAGACGGCGAAGAGCCTTGCCGAGATGATGATCGGGGCGGAGCTGAAGGCGCCGAAGGCGAAGCGGGTCGTGCCGGGGCGCACTCTGCTGTCGCTCGTGGGGCTCGACCTGCCGAGCGATGATCCGTTCGGGGTAAGCTTGCGCGGCGTGAGCCTGACCCTGCATGCCGGCGAGGTGTTGGGCATCGCGGGTGTCGCGGGCAACGGGCAGGACGAGCTAATGGCCGCGCTGTCGGGCGAGGTCCGGGTCGCGCAGACCATGATCGCACTCGACGGCAAGCCCGTGGGGCACCTGCCGCCCAACAAGCGGCGGGGGCTGGGGCTGTTGACCGCGCCCGAGGAGCGGCTGGGCCATGCGGCGGCGCCCGACATGGACCTCACGCACAACACGATGCTGACGGGGCGGGTGCGGCAGCGGCTGTCGGGCTCGGGCTTCCTGAAATGGGGCGCGACGGCGAACTTTGCGCGGGCCGTGATCTCCCGCTTCGATGTGAGGACGCCGGGTGTGGGCACGCAGGCGCGGGCGCTCTCGGGCGGCAACCTCCAGAAATTCGTGATCGGGCGCGAGGTGATGCAGAAGCCGCGCGTCCTCGTCGTCAATCAGCCCACATGGGGCGTGGATGCGGCGGCCGCGGCGGCAATCCGCGAGGCGCTGCGCGACCTGGCCGAGGCCGGGGCGGCGGTGCTGGTGATCTCCCAGGATCTCGACGAGTTGATGGAGATCTCGGACCAGTTCGCGGTGCTCGCCAACGGCAAGCTGAGTGCGGCGCGGCCCGCCGGTTCGACCTCGATCGAGGAGATCGGGCGGCTGATGGGCGGCGATACCTCGACGCTGGGGCATGAGGCGCCGGTGGCGGAGGCCGCGCAATGA